One genomic segment of Brassica napus cultivar Da-Ae chromosome A3, Da-Ae, whole genome shotgun sequence includes these proteins:
- the LOC125606897 gene encoding protein CHAPERONE-LIKE PROTEIN OF POR1, chloroplastic-like, whose translation MAAAAISAGPNRLISSASDVPLHLLTTKLNPLFFPSGKTQHLWRSSSILLPTRRRCAAPPPRASSRADDSPPFDMSVETALKVLGVSEGASFDEILRAKKAIIASRKDDPNAISQAEAAYDMLLMQSLNQRRAGKVVSNNIRYADVKSTNSLGTGRVSQWMKNPPVSVDMPSTSNLGIQAGVYGAMMVLTYVNGSSIDSYAGADVPGLILATSFGASLYFMTKRNVKLGKAAALTAGGLVVGAVVGSTVENLLHVDVIPFLGIHSPAAVVSEFIVFSQFLVSLCLR comes from the exons ATGGCAGCCGCAGCTATCTCCGCCGGACCAAACCGCCTTATTAGCTCAGCATCCGATGTTCCTCTCCATCTCCTCACCACCAAGCTCAATCCCCTCTTCTTTCCTTCCGGGAAGACTCAGCATCTGTGGCGCTCCTCATCGATTCTCCTGCCTACGCGGCGGCGATGCGCGGCGCCGCCGCCTAGAGCCAGTTCTCGAGCTGACGATTCTCCGCCGTTCGACATGTCCGTGGAGACGGCTCTGAAGGTACTCGGTGTCTCTGAAGGAGCTTCCTTCGACGAAATACTCCGTGCCAAGAAGGCGATTATTGCTTCCCGTAAGGACGACCCCAACGCCATCTCCCAG GCGGAGGCTGCATATGACATGCTGCTGATGCAGAGCCTCAACCAACGCCGAGCAGGCAAAGTTGTGAGCAACAACATTCGCTACGCCGATGTTAAATCCACCAACTCTCTTGGCACAGGGAGGGTGTCTCAGTGGATGAAGAATCCACCTGTATCTGTTGATATGCCATCCACTAGCAATTTGGGAATTCAAGCCGGAGTTTATGGAGCAATGATGGTCTTGACTTACGTTAACGGCAGTTCCATAGACTCTTACGCTGGTGCTGATGTGCCAGGACTTATATTAGCCACCAGCTTTGGAGCTTCCCTCTACTTCATGACCAAAAGAAACGTCAAGCTAG GGAAAGCAGCTGCATTGACGGCAGGAGGACTAGTGGTAGGTGCAGTGGTGGGATCGACCGTTGAGAACTTGCTCCATGTTGATGTGATCCCCTTTTTGGGTATCCACTCCCCAGCCGCTGTCGTGAGTGAATTTATAGTCTTCTCTCAGTTCCTGGTCTCTCTATGCTTAAGGTAG